One Fusobacterium ulcerans DNA segment encodes these proteins:
- the cbiB gene encoding adenosylcobinamide-phosphate synthase CbiB, with product MNFIMKYGIAYVMDLIFGDPHWFPHPVRIIGVFINFLEKILYKTSNKKISGAFLTIIVVGVTFIVSYYISAISYILEIFFLYTTLATKSLADEGFRVCKILTEGDLEKAKKELSYLVSRDTGNMDIGQITRSVLETISENSVDGVIAPMFFAFLGSFIHIDGVSLALPFAMGYKAINTLDSMVGYKNDKYMDFGMVSAKTDDVVNFIPARIAGGFIIPLAAMILRFDYKGAWKIFSRDRLNHSSPNSGNSEAAFAGALGVQFGGKTSYFGKIYEKPTIGDKKKSFDLRDIMKAIKLLYVSSWVGIVLFTVITYLLDLLLKKM from the coding sequence ATGAATTTTATAATGAAATATGGAATTGCATATGTAATGGATTTAATATTTGGAGATCCCCACTGGTTTCCACATCCTGTGAGAATTATAGGAGTCTTTATTAATTTTTTAGAAAAAATATTATATAAAACTTCTAATAAAAAAATCTCAGGAGCTTTTCTTACTATAATAGTAGTGGGAGTTACATTTATTGTATCTTACTATATATCAGCTATTTCATATATTTTGGAGATATTCTTTCTGTACACTACTCTTGCTACAAAAAGTCTGGCAGATGAAGGATTCAGAGTATGTAAAATACTTACAGAGGGAGATCTGGAAAAGGCTAAGAAAGAACTTTCTTATCTTGTAAGCAGAGATACTGGAAATATGGATATTGGTCAGATTACAAGAAGCGTTCTTGAAACAATAAGCGAAAACAGTGTAGATGGAGTTATAGCGCCAATGTTCTTTGCTTTTTTAGGAAGCTTTATACATATAGACGGAGTTTCTCTTGCCCTTCCTTTTGCTATGGGATACAAAGCAATAAATACTCTTGATTCTATGGTAGGTTACAAAAATGATAAATATATGGATTTTGGAATGGTCTCTGCAAAAACAGATGATGTGGTTAACTTCATTCCTGCAAGAATAGCAGGGGGATTCATCATACCTCTAGCAGCAATGATATTGAGATTTGATTATAAAGGTGCTTGGAAAATATTTTCAAGAGACAGATTGAATCATTCAAGTCCAAACTCTGGAAACTCAGAGGCAGCATTTGCTGGAGCATTGGGAGTGCAGTTTGGAGGAAAGACAAGTTATTTTGGAAAGATATATGAAAAACCAACTATTGGAGATAAAAAGAAAAGTTTTGATTTGAGAGATATTATGAAAGCTATAAAGCTTCTCTATGTATCTTCATGGGTGGGAATAGTATTATTTACAGTGATTACTTATTTATTAGATTTATTACTAAAAAAGATGTAG
- a CDS encoding cobyric acid synthase, with protein MKHRNLMVVGTSSGAGKSITVTGLCRIFYNDGYSVAPFKSQNMALNSFITKDGDEMGRAQVVQAMAGKIEPRAYMNPILLKPTTARKIQVIVNGKSIGNMSGMEYGKFKLTLKPEIMNSYNKIRENFDICVIEGAGSPVEINIKEEDIANMGMAAMADAPVILVADIDRGGVFASVYGTIMLMAPEERARVKGVIINKFRGDVEILKPGLKKLEELTGVPIVGVLPYSDVDIEDEDSLTDKFKKSKDTKGIKVSVIKLKHISNFTDIDALSIQEDVSINYVTSADELGDEDMIVIPGSKNTIDDLKDLKDRGIAVEIIKASRKGTAVIGICGGFQMLGEKVKDPYGIESDIKEIPGLGILDMETIMEKEKNTTQYSGELKNTAGIISGLDGVKIKGYEIHQGVTAGNEKSVTDDDHTVAVVKDNVFGTYLHGIFDNEEVTRNILNKIREKKGLEKMEAGITFDEYREQEFDKLEKIFRENLDMKKIYEILGE; from the coding sequence TATAACAAAAGATGGAGATGAAATGGGAAGAGCTCAGGTAGTTCAGGCTATGGCTGGAAAAATAGAACCAAGAGCCTACATGAATCCAATTTTATTAAAGCCTACAACTGCAAGAAAAATACAAGTTATAGTAAATGGAAAATCTATTGGAAATATGAGCGGAATGGAGTATGGAAAGTTCAAACTTACTTTGAAGCCAGAAATAATGAACTCATATAATAAAATCAGAGAAAACTTTGATATATGTGTAATAGAAGGGGCAGGAAGTCCAGTAGAAATCAATATCAAAGAGGAAGATATAGCTAATATGGGAATGGCTGCCATGGCAGATGCACCAGTAATTTTAGTTGCAGATATAGACAGAGGAGGAGTATTTGCTTCTGTATATGGAACTATAATGCTTATGGCACCAGAAGAGAGAGCCAGAGTAAAAGGTGTAATAATAAATAAGTTCAGGGGAGATGTAGAGATACTTAAACCGGGACTGAAAAAACTGGAGGAACTTACAGGAGTCCCAATAGTAGGAGTACTTCCATATAGTGATGTAGATATAGAAGATGAAGACAGCTTAACAGATAAATTTAAAAAATCAAAAGACACTAAGGGAATAAAAGTTTCAGTTATAAAACTAAAACATATTTCTAACTTTACAGATATAGATGCTCTAAGCATACAGGAAGATGTAAGCATAAATTATGTGACTTCAGCAGATGAATTGGGAGATGAGGATATGATCGTCATACCTGGTTCTAAAAATACAATAGATGATTTGAAAGATTTGAAAGACAGAGGAATAGCTGTTGAAATCATAAAAGCTTCAAGAAAAGGAACAGCAGTAATAGGAATCTGTGGTGGATTCCAAATGCTTGGAGAGAAAGTAAAAGATCCATATGGAATCGAAAGTGACATTAAAGAGATACCGGGACTTGGTATATTGGATATGGAAACTATAATGGAAAAAGAAAAAAATACTACTCAGTATTCTGGAGAGCTTAAAAATACCGCTGGAATCATTTCAGGACTGGATGGAGTAAAAATAAAAGGATATGAGATACATCAGGGAGTTACTGCTGGAAATGAAAAATCAGTGACTGATGATGACCATACAGTTGCAGTGGTAAAAGATAATGTATTTGGAACATATCTTCATGGAATATTTGATAATGAAGAGGTAACAAGAAATATACTAAATAAGATAAGAGAGAAAAAAGGCTTGGAGAAAATGGAAGCTGGAATAACTTTTGATGAGTACAGAGAGCAGGAATTTGATAAGCTTGAAAAGATATTCAGAGAGAATTTAGATATGAAAAAAATATATGAAATACTAGGTGAGTAG